In Tachyglossus aculeatus isolate mTacAcu1 chromosome X4, mTacAcu1.pri, whole genome shotgun sequence, the DNA window TGAAAGGAGCACAATTGAAAGGTTTTCACCTTCTTCGTAGGCAGATCATTTTGCCCAGGAGCATCTTTTTCACAGCATTTTTGACTTCCTTATTCCTCAGACTGTAAATGATGGGATTCAGCATAGGGGTCAAAACACCATAAAGCAAGGAGATGATTTTGTCTGTTTCTTGTGAGTTTGCCGATGAGGGCTTCAGGTACATGGATAGGGCAGCTCCATAAAATAGGATCACCACTGTCAGATGGGCTCCACAGGTGGAAAAAGCTTTGTTTCTTCCCTCAGCTGAATTGATTTTCAGGATACTAGTGAGGATGAAGATGTAAGACACAGTAATTAAGAGCATTGGAACTGGAAGGAGAAGTACACTGGTCACAAACATAATCGTGTCCATGAGCAAGGATTTGGCACAGGCCAACTTTAGCACAGCAAGGATTTCACACGTGAAGTGGTCGATGATATTTCCACAGAGAGGTAACCGCAGTGCCGAAGTGGATTCCAGTACGGCAATGAAGAAACCTGTTATCCATGACCCAGTTGCCATCAGGACACAAACCCTCATGTTCATGATGATGGGGTATCTCAAGGGTTTACATATGGCCACGTACCTATCATATGCCATGACAGCCAGAAGAACACATTCTGTTGACCCCATGGCCAGAGAGAAATACATCTGCACAGCACATTCTTTGAAGAATATTTTTTTGTGTGCAGCCAGTAAGTTCACCAGCAAGGTAGGAATAGAAGAGGAAGTGTAGCAGATGTCCATTAAGGAgaggttactgaggaagaagtacatcggCGTATGAAGGTGGGAATCTAGAATACTGATTGAAATGATAATAGTGTTGCCCAGGAGCGTTATCAGGTACATCACGAGACTGAATGCAAAGAGAACAATTTCAAGCTTTGGATAGCTAGAGAAGCCCTCAAGAAAAAAGAATGTCCAAGTGGTGTGATTTTCTCTTTTCATTTCATTCCTTTTCTTGGCTGTGGAAAGAGGATGACATAGATCGCAGTGTCTGCTTGTTTTCATTTCAGTAAATGCAAACATCATCCACTGCAATCAGTCTTATTTGTCGAGTgcctgctgcatgcagagcattgtgctacacacttgggagagtacaacggaattagcagacatgataccttccctcaaggaatttatattcTAGCTCTATCTTCAGAACTCATTTTTCTAGCTCACATATGACTTTTCCATAATTAATTTTGTTGGGTAAGAATATTGTATCATCTCCTGCATGCTTATTAATAAAACCTATTAGTTACTTAAATATTTCTCTTACAACCCCCAAATGAAAGGGAAGTTTAATCATCGCTAAGTTCATGAGCTCAATGTAGTTCAAACATATCAGTTCATTCAGGTCTCTGAAGCCACTCTTCAAGTTCCTTAGAATGGTACTTCACTTGTTTGTTCCGTGATGGGTGTTTCCACTGGGCATTTTGGATAGAATAGTGTTAGGAATGCTCTTTTAACTGCATGCATTATTAGCATGATGTGATTTGGAAGAAATGATTGCATGCATGCACGTGGCATCAGTCAAGGCATTTGTACTATAATGCAAGTTTCCTTAATGTCCTGTTGcatgggagaactgagtgtactgCATATCATTTCAAGAGGGTGGCTAACACCAGAGGTGGCCTGACAGCATCAGCACACTTTCTTGCCCATGATACTCTTCCTACTCTAGGGGACATCACTTGTGGGACTTGTTAGGGtgtgggcagtaataataatagcaatggcacttgttaagcacttactacgtgccaaccactgttttaagcgctggggcatgcgcatgttaggttggacacagtccctgttccacgtggggttcacattcttaatctccattttacagatgaagtaattgaggcccagagaagtgaagtgacttgcccaaggtcccacagcagacatgtggcagagcctggactaggacccaggtccttctgactcccaggcgcatgctctgtctgctaagccatgctgcttctgcttctcagtaAAACCACATGCCAAAGGGTGAGAAGATAAAAGGCACGAAGGGAATGAACAATATGATCCcacctatggagaagcagcgtggcttgggcctggaagtaagaagtcatgggttctaatccctgttcctccacctgtctgctgtatgaccttgggcaagtctcttcacgtctctgtgcctcatttacttcatctgtaaaatggggattaagactgtgagccccatgtggagtagggactgtgtccaacatgattagcctgtCTCtcctgtagtgcttagtacagtgcctgggacataataaacattttaaaaaatcataaaaaacaaaacataacaaaaaaaCCCCTGAAGAATTTGGAAGTCTGGTGGCCATTAGAAGATCTAAAGGGGTGAATGAGGTTGAACTAAAGGAGGGCCTTTGATCATCTAATTGTCAAATTTAATGCTCCTTAAGATAGCCATTCCCCCACTTCTCCTTCACCCATGCCCTTCAGCTGCTGATGGTAGAACATTTCCTGTCTGTCATAACAAGTGGGGTCCCAACTCCCCTCAGGAACTCTGAATGGCAAGAGGCCAGAAAAGTTGTACCATTTTTTAGTTTCATACCACAGTGTGCAAGATGCAAGAGGTTTTATCTCAATAACACGTCTTCTCATGGATATGGCCTGACCATCAGTAATGTTATCTTTGAACCAAAGAAGAATTCTCTGTCTTTTGCTTTCAAATTGAGATGACATTCGTGCCATTAATGTTGTGCCAAAACATTTTCCCTGTTACCCTTAGAACACCAGTATACTCTCAGCTAATGACAGAACAGTTCAACTAATACACCGTCCTTACCAACAGAACCTCAAATGGTGTAGAGGAATAAGATAACCTCTTTTCTTGGCTGGAAAATTGAGTAATAGAGGAAAGGAAGTATTACGTTTTGGGGTGTTCTGCCCTTTTACACCACTGCTAATATTTAAAACATATTTATCATCCATCTCATTTTCACTGTATGTCACACTGCTTTCAAAGTTGTGTATTATAATTGCAGCTGTAACATTCTGTCTCTCTTACAGTACTTTTGTACTAATGTTCTAATGTTGTATTTTGTTCTAATGATAAATATTTTAATAATTTTATACCTTAGACTTCATGATGCCAAATTGCAATGATCCCTGAGCTTTCGTATAACTAGTTTGAAAGCCAGGACCAGCTTGCTCATTTTCCTTACTATTAGCCTAATAGTAACagttattgagctcctactgggtgcaatgcactgtgctaaacctgTATGATGAATGGGATTAATGCAACAAATAATGATCGATAGCATAATTACAGCTACTTATTTTCATAGGCTACTAACTATAGGGTTGTGAAGCAATATCCACATGCGTTGTGCTCCACATTTAGGAATACGTTTGATAGAAATTCCTAACTGTCTACTTCTGTGGGCTACCTGAAAATATTAACTGAAAAAAATGAACTATTCCCAAGACTACCATTGTTTAGTGTACTGCATACAGATAAAGAGGCACGATTGGTTTGATGAGAGCTCAGAGCAGATTATGGACTCTATTAAGCTAAATCAAAAAATAATCTTTTACCATATTTCTATGTACACAGTTCATACTTGAAGCTTTCATGTTTGAATTCTTTCACGATTTTTGTCCTTGTCTCGTGTTGTAATCATTTGTCACTTCATCGTACACTTTTTCCAACACCCCTAACCTTCTCCCTTATGATGTTTCTTCCCCCGTTTCTATTTCCAGCCAGGCTTTAGTTTCCCCAAATACAGCAGCCCTTTCATGTCCCCAAACAACATTTGCAGAATTCTCTACACTCCTCTcactttcatttctctttctctagtTATGTTGAGAATTCAATGAATTGGAATTTTCCATTCAGAACATTGCTTCCAGTTGTGTGACTGATTCCTCCTGGCTTGTTGATACTGCATTACTTCTTTTTAACTTCTTGAGGTACTTTTTAAGTCAACAAGTCTTAGTTCTTCATATGTTTCAAAGGTTCTGAAATGGCTCCGGGTTTGATTAATGCTAAGGCTGAAGTTGATTCTGATATTCTTTCCTTCAGGATTCTAGTGTATTCAAGAATGAGTTAGACTTATTTGAGTGAGTGAGACTTACCAAAGTTAGACTTACTTGAGAGAATTTCCAACTTTGGTTCAATCCAGTTAATAAAAATATGAGACCTGGAAAAGAAAATGCATTAATCCCAAATGCTAAAATCTTGCACGAATTTCATAGGTAAGAATTATAGTTATTACCAAATACAGgctcctttctccactccaggTAAAAGCCCCAATGGATCAGCCACTGGAGCTTTAAGATCATTTAAATACTTTATCACTTTGGGGGTAGATGTAAAGTCCCTAAACAATTTAAAGTTTAGTGTCTgaaagaggcagaattagaaactTGTGATGCTTTGGGGAAAATGTCTCAAAGATCCAATTACACTGAACCCGTTTGAATAAaataaaagtcacacagcattttCAGAGCCTTCGAAGCTTGGAAATACTTTTCCTGCCTTAGGTTCAAGCTGGTCTATAGGCCTGAGCCCAATGCCTAGACTGTGGTAATGCAAACACATTCCATTTACCATTATTGATAGGACATTTTATTGCAGGATAGGAGGCTCTAGTCACCCaagtggttgagaagcagcgtggcctagtgaaaaaagcacgggcctgggattcagaggacctgggtttctaatcccacctcagccacttgcctgctatttgactttaggcaggttacttcacttctctgttacctcagtttcctcatctattaaatggggattcaatatctgccctccctccaacttatactgtgagccccacatgggcagggtctgtgtccaacctgattatcttgaatccacactagtgcttagtacagtgcctagcacattgtaagcacttagcataataccataaaaaagatactCCCCAGTGATGTTAGACATTTAAAGAGGTGCACACTTCTACCAATTGTTTATacttttccaaacagtacagtggtctgtacagagtaagcatttaataaaaactaataattataacaataattatggtacttgttaagcacttactctgtgccaagaactggtctagcgctggggtagatacaagttaaattggacatagtccctgtcccatatgaagctcacactcttactccccattttacagatgaggtaactgaggcccagagatgtgaagtgacttgcctgaggttacacaacagacatgtggtggagccgggattagaatccaggtccttctgacttccaggccatgctctatccactaaaccacactgctatcCCCagactattgattggttgattgcactGTTTTTCTAGTTATTAGGAGATATTTTAGCACAATTTGAAATagtctataataatggcatttattaagtgcttactatgtgcaaagcactgttctaagcactggtatatgTAGTATAAGTAgtttatgtatataaatgcttttCTGGATTTGAAGTTGATGCCACAGAAAATGAGATTTTATTCTGTGCATGTGGGTATGACTGCTAACACTGACTCATGATCATGAATCCTTTGAGTGAGTATTTGAATATGGCGATCTGGTCTAGAAGAAGAGTGAACATAAGTGGCTGTGTAATgtgagaagggatgggattgGAAGGGCAACTGGAGTGGGATCCTGAAGATCCTAATCTCATATTTATCCTATTCCCATtctcctcaccagttgttccaaatgtttaattccctcctcaggctccctgtagccctgctcctccaccccaccctctcttgcccataatgacctgACCACATACTTTTTTGATAAAAGGAAACCATTGGGcagaatctccctaaaatctcccctgtcctcTTTAGTCCCTCCCTACTCATGCCCCTTTTTTGACTCTCCtaactttcccagcagtatctcaagaggatagctcctgcctcctctcaaaaactACCCTGTTTGCCTGCGCCTCCAACCcccttcctttgcaccttatcaaagcacttgccccctcccttcttccctccctgaccaccatcttcaactgctcattctacaatggcttcttcctcactgctttcaagcatgctcacctaacccctatcctaaaaaaaaccccttcccttGGCCCCACGCCTCCCACcaattatcactccatctccctcctaccattcctctccaagctccttgaatgtgttgtctacacctgctgcctccactttctctcctacaattctctccttcacctcctcc includes these proteins:
- the LOC119947909 gene encoding olfactory receptor 2K2-like; translated protein: MKRENHTTWTFFFLEGFSSYPKLEIVLFAFSLVMYLITLLGNTIIISISILDSHLHTPMYFFLSNLSLMDICYTSSSIPTLLVNLLAAHKKIFFKECAVQMYFSLAMGSTECVLLAVMAYDRYVAICKPLRYPIIMNMRVCVLMATGSWITGFFIAVLESTSALRLPLCGNIIDHFTCEILAVLKLACAKSLLMDTIMFVTSVLLLPVPMLLITVSYIFILTSILKINSAEGRNKAFSTCGAHLTVVILFYGAALSMYLKPSSANSQETDKIISLLYGVLTPMLNPIIYSLRNKEVKNAVKKMLLGKMICLRRRDLQFFDPLQISEVTLFHFIAILKLPSLDILVDALNVTLSAEFDFLGPMSLC